From the Accumulibacter sp. genome, one window contains:
- a CDS encoding stage II sporulation protein M, which yields MKERQYIARRAAEWEAWDRWLAPARRPRPAAPEGDAAGLPQRFRRLCHDLALVLDRNYSAALAEDLHRRVLAAHQRIYGAGEPQGQAWRRFFGGDLPALVRREWRLVLAAAVLLLLPLLGLLLLIQAWPDVAFLLLSTETVGDIEDMYSPTARHLGRPRAASSEWAAWAFYIANNVRIDFQIFAGGVAFGLGTIFYLVYNGLHIGAIAGHLTQIGHVTTFWGFVAGHSAFELTGAVLAGAAGLKLGMALVAPGRLARLAALRQHARVAVKLLYGAAALTLLAAFVEAFWSPRPDVPFAVKVAVGSALWLLTWAYLLLAGRHRAA from the coding sequence GTGAAGGAACGTCAGTACATCGCTCGCCGAGCGGCGGAATGGGAAGCCTGGGATCGCTGGCTGGCGCCGGCACGGAGGCCGCGCCCGGCGGCGCCGGAGGGCGACGCCGCCGGGCTGCCGCAGCGCTTCCGGCGGCTCTGCCACGACCTCGCGCTGGTGCTCGACCGCAACTACTCGGCGGCACTGGCGGAGGACCTGCACCGCCGCGTACTGGCGGCACACCAGCGCATCTACGGCGCCGGCGAGCCGCAGGGACAGGCCTGGCGACGTTTCTTTGGCGGCGACCTGCCGGCGCTCGTGCGCCGCGAGTGGCGGCTCGTGCTCGCCGCCGCCGTGCTCCTCCTGCTACCGCTGCTGGGCCTGCTGCTGCTGATCCAGGCCTGGCCCGACGTTGCCTTCCTGTTGCTGTCAACGGAGACGGTGGGCGACATCGAGGACATGTATTCGCCGACGGCGCGGCACCTCGGACGGCCGCGGGCGGCAAGCAGCGAGTGGGCGGCGTGGGCCTTCTACATTGCCAACAACGTGCGCATCGACTTCCAGATCTTTGCCGGTGGCGTCGCTTTCGGTCTGGGGACGATCTTCTACCTGGTGTACAACGGCCTGCACATCGGCGCCATCGCCGGCCACCTGACGCAGATCGGTCATGTGACGACCTTCTGGGGTTTCGTTGCCGGTCACAGTGCTTTCGAACTGACCGGTGCCGTGCTCGCCGGCGCGGCCGGACTGAAGCTCGGCATGGCGCTGGTGGCGCCGGGGAGGCTGGCGCGGCTGGCGGCTTTGCGGCAGCACGCACGCGTCGCGGTGAAGCTGCTCTACGGTGCTGCCGCCCTGACCTTGCTCGCCGCCTTCGTCGAAGCCTTCTGGTCGCCCCGCCCCGACGTGCCGTTCGCGGTCAAGGTCGCCGTCGGCAGCGCGCTGTGGCTGCTGACCTGGGCCTATCTGCTGCTCGCCGGGCGCCACCGTGCGGCTTGA